One genomic segment of Candidatus Cloacimonadota bacterium includes these proteins:
- a CDS encoding ribosome assembly cofactor RimP: protein MQYYRTQIEDIAKKICAEMHLALYDIDEKMSGKGRIIIVYLTKIGGVTLDECAHFSRALSSELEIFDLIPERYFLEVSSPGLERPLKLKSHWVSAINEKVAVQYNEEEEKQSVMGTLIEVNQDTVVLDDRGERKEISLKSISRAKTVFLGLPRGEENER from the coding sequence GTGCAATATTACCGAACTCAGATTGAAGACATTGCCAAAAAGATATGTGCAGAGATGCATTTAGCGCTTTATGATATCGATGAAAAAATGAGCGGCAAGGGTCGCATCATCATCGTTTATCTTACCAAAATAGGTGGCGTGACATTGGATGAATGTGCCCATTTTAGCCGGGCACTGAGTTCGGAATTGGAAATCTTCGATCTTATTCCTGAACGCTACTTTTTGGAAGTATCATCTCCAGGATTGGAGCGTCCTCTAAAGCTAAAAAGTCACTGGGTAAGTGCTATTAACGAAAAAGTGGCAGTTCAGTATAATGAAGAAGAGGAAAAACAATCCGTGATGGGAACTTTAATAGAAGTGAATCAGGATACGGTAGTTCTGGACGATAGGGGAGAGCGAAAAGAGATATCGCTAAAATCTATTTCCAGAGCCAAAACAGTATTTTTGGGTTTACCCCGAGGTGAGGAAAATGAACGCTAA